The Spodoptera frugiperda isolate SF20-4 chromosome 2, AGI-APGP_CSIRO_Sfru_2.0, whole genome shotgun sequence genome has a window encoding:
- the LOC118268990 gene encoding putative inorganic phosphate cotransporter, whose product MGKDETLPDYEYSKVPTKQIIAEKQEIPTHYGYGVRHVQLLICFLCILVSFIARGHMGVTIVAMSDTPAGNKSSANNITIQTDIGNVTNVQEEVEINATIEDIDNLTDRYKKNEEELNGTAADYHHKKYIWPKSTQEMVLGSFFLGYCIMTFPMGMVVQRWGGKIPLQIALFVNGVASLLAPWVIHWGGWKAVCACRVLQGLSQAGVYPSIQNLLSNWVPVNERGTLTSYVYTGSTLGTVIAFQMAGYLAESRWGWPSTFWVVGAICMALFAVLTIFGAASPPKHKSISEEEKTYIMGRVDDGTVKKLSIPWKAILTSRHVWGVLATHVGSGVSFVFFFTQVPSYIHYILKIDVRSSGILSSLPYVVSFFTSLSFGVLSDYLTNNKYLEVKNGRRLFNSISQVGVAVALVCVTFTTSTVVAVLCLVASMGCHMAMHVGWMVNHMDLAPNFSGTLMTLGNTGMNIFNVLLPILISYVVTDVHNQTQWRIIFFTIASAGFVANAIFVLTTSADTQPWNDSEQTDAYLEEAESKREKQKISKT is encoded by the exons atGGGGAAAGATGAAACGTTACCTGACTATGAATACAGCAAAGTTcctacaaaacaaattattgcaG AAAAGCAAGAAATCCCAACACATTATGGATACGGAGTCAGACACGTTCAGCTTTTAATATGTTTCCTATGTATATTAGTGAGTTTCATAGCTAGAGGTCATATGGGGGTCACGATCGTTGCTATGAGTGATACTCCGGCAGGAAACAAATCAAGTGCAAATAACATCACAATACAAACAGATATTGGCAATGTAACTAATGTTCAAGAAGAGGTAGAAATTAATGCTACAATAGAAGATATTGATAATCTGACTGATAGATATAAAAAGAACGAAGAAGAACTCAATGGTACTGCTGCTGATTATCACCATAAA AAATACATCTGGCCAAAGTCAACACAAGAAATGGTCTTAGGTTCATTTTTCTTGGGTTACTGCATCATGACGTTTCCGATGGGAATGGTAGTCCAGCGGTGGGGCGGCAAGATCCCACTTCAAATTGCTTTGTTTGTTAATGGTGTGGCATCTCTGTTGGCACCATGGGTTATTCATTGG GGTGGCTGGAAGGCAGTGTGTGCTTGCCGTGTCCTACAAGGTCTGTCTCAAGCTGGCGTGTACCCCAGCATCCAGAACCTCCTGTCCAACTGGGTCCCGGTGAATGAACGAGGAACCCTCACCAGCTACGTCTACACAG GGTCCACATTAGGCACAGTCATAGCGTTCCAGATGGCAGGTTACTTGGCTGAGTCGAGGTGGGGATGGCCATCCACCTTCTGGGTAGTCGGTGCAATATGCATGGCACTGTTCGCTGTGCTGACCATATTCGGTGCAGCGTCACCACCAAAGCATAAATCCATCAGTGAAGAAGAAAAGACTTATATTATGGGACGAGTTGATGATGGGACCGTCAAG AAATTGAGTATACCCTGGAAGGCGATCCTAACATCGCGACACGTGTGGGGCGTCCTGGCCACGCACGTGGGCAGCGGGGTCAGCTTCGTGTTCTTCTTCACACAAGTCCCTTCCTACATCCACTACATCCTTAAAATCGACGTTAGAAGT AGTGGTATCCTGTCATCATTACCGTACGTCGTCAGTTTCTTCACGAGCCTCTCGTTTGGAGTACTCTCCGACTATTTAACGAACAACAAATATCTGGAAGTAAAGAACGGTAGAAGACTGTTCAATAGTATCT CTCAAGTAGGCGTAGCCGTGGCACTGGTATGTGTAACGTTCACCACGAGCACGGTGGTGGCGGTGCTGTGTCTGGTGGCGTCCATGGGCTGCCACATGGCGATGCATGTCGGATGGATG GTGAACCACATGGACTTGGCGCCGAACTTCAGCGGCACCCTGATGACCCTCGGCAACACCGGGATGAACATCTTCAACGTGCTGCTGCCCATACTCATCTCTTACGTAGTCACTGATGTT CACAATCAGACACAGTGGCGGATCATATTTTTCACAATCGCATCGGCGGGCTTCGTGGCGAACGCTATCTTTGTGCTCACCACATCCGCAGACACACAGCCGTGGAACGACAGTGAACAAactg aTGCATACTTGGAAGAAGCAGAATCTAAGAGGGAAAAACAGAAGAtatcaaaaacatga